The Paenalcaligenes faecalis genome has a window encoding:
- a CDS encoding ATP-binding cassette domain-containing protein: MVAAIQVTNLVKSFNKKNILLNLDLIIPQGSMVALIGASGSGKSTLLRHLAGLNEADKNTHSSVLALGQAVQSKGVVSADIRRIRSGIGYVFQQFNLVGRLSVLQNVLLGCLGRMPR, translated from the coding sequence ATGGTAGCTGCAATTCAAGTTACAAATTTAGTGAAAAGTTTTAATAAGAAAAATATCTTATTAAATTTGGATTTAATAATTCCGCAAGGCTCTATGGTGGCTTTAATTGGCGCATCAGGCTCAGGAAAATCCACACTATTACGTCATCTGGCTGGTTTAAACGAGGCCGATAAAAACACACATAGTTCTGTGCTTGCCTTGGGGCAGGCAGTGCAGAGCAAAGGCGTAGTGAGCGCAGACATCAGACGCATTCGCTCGGGAATTGGTTATGTGTTTCAGCAGTTTAATTTAGTGGGCCGACTTAGCGTTTTACAAAATGTGCTTTTAGGTTGCTTAGGCCGCATGCCGCGCTGA
- the hpaI gene encoding 4-hydroxy-2-oxoheptanedioate aldolase — protein MKLPINTFKVALKEGNPQIGLWLGLANSYTAELCAGIGYDWLLIDGEHAPNTLDSMLKQLQAIAPYPSHGVVRSGWNDPVEFKKLLDIGAQTILIPMIQSAAEARAAVQAVRYPPEGTRGVGAAIARASHWGEINGYLTQANKEICVLCQVETAEALTQLDDILAVEGVDGVFIGPADLAASMGHIGQSNHPEVKAVIDEAIVRIRKSSKAPGILMTDPDTAKHYLDLGALFVAIGVDTLLLRQSAKKLLQDFQSNA, from the coding sequence ATGAAACTTCCAATCAATACTTTCAAAGTCGCCTTAAAAGAGGGTAATCCTCAGATAGGTTTGTGGTTAGGTTTAGCTAATTCATATACGGCTGAGCTCTGCGCAGGCATAGGCTACGACTGGCTGTTAATAGACGGTGAGCATGCGCCTAACACACTGGATTCCATGCTTAAGCAATTACAGGCAATCGCTCCATACCCTTCTCATGGTGTGGTTCGATCAGGGTGGAATGACCCAGTTGAGTTTAAAAAACTATTGGATATTGGTGCACAAACCATACTAATACCAATGATTCAATCCGCCGCAGAGGCGCGCGCTGCAGTGCAGGCAGTGCGATATCCTCCTGAAGGCACTAGAGGGGTAGGTGCAGCCATTGCACGAGCCTCACACTGGGGTGAAATTAACGGCTACTTGACTCAAGCAAACAAAGAAATATGCGTATTATGCCAAGTGGAAACGGCTGAAGCCCTAACGCAGCTAGATGATATCTTAGCGGTTGAGGGGGTTGATGGTGTTTTCATTGGTCCAGCTGACCTTGCTGCAAGTATGGGCCACATTGGTCAATCTAATCATCCTGAGGTTAAGGCTGTGATTGACGAGGCCATTGTACGCATACGTAAAAGCAGTAAAGCCCCCGGTATTCTCATGACAGACCCAGACACTGCCAAACACTATCTGGATTTAGGCGCCTTATTTGTAGCCATAGGCGTAGACACATTGCTGCTACGTCAATCAGCTAAAAAACTATTACAAGATTTTCAAAGCAACGCGTAG
- a CDS encoding Bug family tripartite tricarboxylate transporter substrate binding protein gives MLDETRWPTLPDVPTLVEMGYPSLVASAWFGLVAPKGTPEELIMDMNKAINAAHADPSVQEKLAKLGAKPMPGSAKDFGIFIQSERDQWLPVVKETGVKAD, from the coding sequence ATGTTGGATGAAACTCGCTGGCCTACGCTACCAGACGTGCCTACTTTGGTTGAAATGGGCTACCCTTCTTTAGTTGCCAGTGCTTGGTTTGGGCTCGTAGCACCAAAAGGCACACCCGAAGAGTTGATTATGGATATGAATAAAGCCATTAATGCAGCTCATGCAGACCCATCCGTCCAAGAAAAATTGGCTAAACTGGGTGCTAAACCCATGCCTGGAAGCGCAAAGGATTTCGGTATTTTTATACAAAGCGAACGCGATCAGTGGCTGCCTGTTGTGAAAGAAACCGGTGTAAAAGCGGATTAA
- a CDS encoding Rrf2 family transcriptional regulator, translated as MQTDYAIRILLYAQQHHERLVNITEISDFYQISRNHVAKVVANLTQKGYLQGVRGKGGGLKLGQAPKNINLGVLVEILEPLDIVECFGSKNRCVITSQCKLKTALYEAKQAFLDVLKTYTLEEIQLNNKPYSPSNFSLRLLTP; from the coding sequence TTGCAAACCGATTATGCCATTCGTATTTTACTTTATGCGCAACAACACCATGAGCGCTTAGTAAACATCACGGAAATTAGTGATTTTTATCAAATCTCACGCAATCATGTTGCTAAAGTAGTAGCCAACCTTACTCAGAAAGGTTATTTGCAAGGTGTGCGCGGTAAGGGAGGAGGATTGAAATTAGGCCAAGCACCCAAAAACATTAATTTGGGTGTGCTAGTGGAAATACTTGAGCCCTTAGATATAGTGGAGTGTTTTGGGTCTAAAAACAGGTGCGTTATTACTTCACAATGTAAACTAAAAACGGCACTTTATGAGGCAAAGCAAGCCTTTTTAGATGTACTTAAAACATATACATTGGAAGAGATTCAGTTGAATAATAAGCCATATAGCCCCAGTAATTTTTCTCTGAGGCTACTTACACCGTAA
- the hmpA gene encoding NO-inducible flavohemoprotein gives MLSPEQQVIIKSTVPLLEAGGEQLTQHFYNTMLSEYTDVRVLFNQAAQDSGRQPRALANSLLMYAKNIDSPENLQDLVELVTHKHASLQILPEQYIIVGTCLLRAIKEVLGDGVATDDVMEAWKNAYFALADLLTQKEEMLYHETEMAEGGWRGERLFYVADKVKESDVITSFYLKPVDGKAIIKHKAGQYLGFRFIFLAGEQRRNYSISNKTNGEYYRISVKREPEGVVSNYLHDEVKIGDRLRVYPPFGVFTLQEPSRPIALISAGVGITPMIPLLEEALTTDQPVYFIHAAQNHGVDPFYDWLHAKAAEHPNLTIFKCYEDNELNKAHHEGLLNKELIAKLLPSTNMDVYFLGPTPFMAMVKLALTELGYPEEQCHYEFFGPAEKLQ, from the coding sequence ATGTTATCTCCTGAGCAGCAAGTTATTATCAAAAGCACTGTGCCTTTATTAGAAGCTGGCGGTGAACAGTTAACGCAGCATTTTTATAACACTATGCTATCTGAATACACGGATGTGCGCGTACTATTTAACCAAGCGGCCCAAGATTCGGGCAGGCAGCCACGCGCTTTGGCAAATAGTTTACTTATGTATGCCAAAAACATTGATTCTCCAGAAAATCTGCAAGATTTAGTTGAGCTGGTCACTCACAAACACGCGTCTCTACAGATTTTGCCTGAGCAGTACATTATTGTTGGCACCTGCTTACTACGTGCCATTAAAGAAGTATTAGGTGATGGGGTGGCCACAGATGATGTGATGGAAGCGTGGAAAAATGCCTACTTTGCGTTAGCTGATCTGCTCACTCAAAAGGAAGAGATGCTTTATCATGAAACTGAAATGGCCGAAGGTGGTTGGCGTGGCGAACGACTTTTTTATGTGGCTGATAAGGTCAAAGAAAGTGATGTGATTACGTCCTTTTACTTAAAACCCGTTGATGGCAAAGCCATTATTAAGCATAAGGCTGGCCAGTACCTCGGCTTTCGCTTCATCTTTTTGGCAGGTGAGCAACGCAGAAACTATTCTATTTCAAATAAAACCAATGGCGAGTATTACCGTATTAGCGTTAAACGCGAGCCCGAAGGTGTGGTATCTAATTATTTACACGATGAAGTAAAAATCGGTGATCGCTTACGTGTTTACCCACCTTTTGGTGTGTTTACCTTGCAAGAGCCCAGTCGCCCCATTGCTTTAATTTCTGCTGGAGTAGGCATTACCCCCATGATCCCTCTACTCGAAGAAGCGCTTACTACCGATCAGCCTGTTTATTTTATTCATGCTGCTCAAAATCACGGCGTGGATCCTTTTTATGATTGGTTACATGCAAAAGCGGCCGAACATCCTAATCTCACTATATTTAAATGCTATGAAGACAACGAGCTTAATAAAGCGCACCATGAGGGCTTATTAAATAAAGAGTTAATCGCTAAACTGCTTCCTAGTACAAATATGGATGTTTATTTTTTAGGTCCCACTCCATTTATGGCAATGGTAAAACTAGCCCTTACTGAACTGGGCTATCCAGAAGAGCAGTGTCATTACGAGTTTTTTGGCCCTGCAGAAAAACTACAATAA
- a CDS encoding MFS transporter, producing MRKSLASPYLVLGGSTFAFTICFAVWMMFAVLGIPIRTELNLSQTQFGLLAATPVLTGSLVRVPLGIWTDRYGGRIVFLCTMLIAVIPIWLLSYATQYWQFLVLALFVGLVGGSFSVGTPYVARWFPKNKQGLAMGIFGAGNSGAALTKFVAPALIVMAGGAWNIIPQVYSVALLITAVIFWLLTSTDPAHNSPQSISLKAQIALIKDPRVLRYCQYYSVVFGGYVALSLWMTQYYIGEYGFNIKTAAFLAACFSLPGGVLRAVGGWISDKHGAYKTTWWVMWVCWVAFFLLSYPDTSFTINTAKGEQSFHIALGPTTFTILIFVVGIAMAIGKASVFKFIADDFSENIGAVSGIVGLAGGLGGFILPILFGVLLDFTGIRSSSFMLLYGTVCISLIWMHYSFKKGQA from the coding sequence ATGAGGAAATCGTTGGCATCACCCTATTTAGTGCTTGGGGGCAGTACCTTTGCTTTTACTATTTGTTTTGCCGTTTGGATGATGTTTGCCGTACTCGGTATTCCTATACGTACCGAGCTCAATTTATCTCAAACACAATTTGGTTTATTAGCTGCCACACCCGTACTAACTGGATCTTTAGTGCGCGTACCGCTAGGTATTTGGACAGATCGCTATGGCGGTCGTATTGTTTTTTTATGCACTATGCTAATCGCCGTTATACCGATTTGGCTATTGTCTTACGCCACTCAATATTGGCAGTTTTTAGTACTCGCTTTATTTGTTGGCTTGGTGGGCGGCTCTTTTTCTGTAGGCACTCCTTATGTAGCGCGCTGGTTTCCTAAAAACAAACAGGGGCTGGCAATGGGAATATTCGGAGCGGGTAATTCTGGAGCCGCGCTAACTAAGTTTGTGGCTCCAGCATTAATTGTGATGGCTGGTGGTGCTTGGAACATTATTCCTCAGGTGTATTCAGTCGCCTTACTCATCACAGCAGTTATTTTTTGGTTATTAACCTCTACAGACCCAGCGCACAACTCACCCCAATCCATCAGTCTTAAAGCTCAGATAGCTTTGATCAAAGACCCACGAGTTTTGCGTTATTGCCAATACTACTCGGTGGTATTTGGTGGCTACGTAGCGCTGTCTTTGTGGATGACGCAATACTACATAGGTGAGTACGGTTTCAACATCAAAACAGCCGCCTTTTTAGCAGCTTGCTTCTCTTTACCTGGTGGCGTATTACGTGCTGTAGGTGGCTGGATATCTGATAAGCATGGCGCTTATAAAACCACGTGGTGGGTGATGTGGGTGTGTTGGGTTGCCTTTTTCCTTTTAAGTTATCCAGACACCTCTTTTACGATTAATACCGCAAAGGGTGAACAGAGTTTTCATATCGCACTTGGCCCAACTACTTTTACTATTTTAATTTTTGTGGTGGGCATAGCGATGGCCATAGGAAAAGCCTCTGTATTCAAATTCATTGCCGATGATTTTAGCGAAAACATCGGTGCTGTCTCAGGAATTGTAGGTTTAGCAGGCGGTTTAGGTGGTTTTATATTACCTATTTTATTTGGTGTGTTATTGGATTTTACTGGCATACGTTCTAGTAGTTTTATGCTGCTATACGGTACGGTTTGTATTTCCTTAATTTGGATGCACTATAGTTTTAAAAAGGGGCAAGCATGA